The nucleotide window CAGCACCAACTTCTGCTTCTTCGCCGCGGCCGCGAGCACCACTTCGCTCGCCTTGACGTTGGTCTCGATCGTGTGCACCGGACGTTCGACGATCAAACGCACGCCGACGGCGGCGGCGAGGTGGATCGTCACGTCGCAGCGGTCCACGCACTCCGAGACGAGCGGCACGTCGAGCGCCGACCCGATGCGGTAGGAGAAGCCCGGTCGGTCGACCAATGCCGCGATGTTGTCCATGCTGCCGGTCGAGAGGTCGTCAAGCACCAGTACCTCGTCGCCTCGGTCGATCAACCGCGTCGCGAGATGGGAGCCGATGAAACCCGCGCCGCCAGTAATCAGGTACCGCATGTCCGACCTCAGGAGTTGGGAGAAGGCACTCGCGCACGCTGGCGATCGGCGGCCGCGGCCTGCACGATCTCAAGGTATCTGGGGATCACCGTCCGCTCGCTCCAGAGCGACTCCAGGGCCTGGCGTCCCGCCAGGGCGAGACGCGCCCGATAGGCGGGGTCATGCAGGAGCCGAGCCATTGCCGCGTCGAGCTCCGCGCGGGTGGCGAACACCTCGCCACCGTGGGACGCCGCCAGCAATTCGGGCAGCGGGCCAAGCCGCCGAGCGAGCACCGGCGTCGATTGCCGGAAGGCCTCGAGCAGGATGATACCGAAAGTCTCATAGCAGAGCGACGGCACCAGCAACCCGACGGCACCACGATACCACGCGGCGAGCTCCGTGCTCGGCACCCGGCCCAGGAAGCGGACTCGGGGGTTGCCCCCAGCTTGCGCGCGCAGTGCCTCGCTGTACTCGCCGTCGCCGGCTACCACCAGATCGGCGGGGCCATCGCCCTCGAACGACGGCAACACGTCCTGCAGCCCCTTGATCAACTCCAGTCGCCCGACGAACAGGAAGTAGGGCCGGGGGTGCGGGGCGGCGTTGCCGACCACCGGCGCCTCCGCTTCGCCGTCGGGAAGAAAGTAGGGCAGGACATCCATCTCGCGCGGGAAGCCGAACTCCCGGTGCTTCTCCCGGCTGAACTCGCTCATCGCGATGAATCGGTCGATGTGCCGCAGGTTGCGTTCGAGGTGTCCGGTCCAGCGCCACCACTGAGGTGGCCGGCGGTACTGCAGCTGGCAACTGAAGCATTGCCGTCCCGTGCACACCTCGCGTCCCTTCCGCCAGAGGACGTGCGTCGGACAGACCAGCCAGTGTTCGTGTGCCATGTAGAGCTTGACTGCGTCGCCGTACGGGAAGAGTCCGGGGCCGCCAATCAACGACATGTTGTGGAAGTTGATGACGTCAAACTTCCGCTCGTCGAGCAGCCGCTTGATGCGACGACCGTTCACGATCGGTCGGCCGGTCTGCTGCGTCAGCAACGGCGAGAGGACGCCGAGCCCGCTGCGCAACGGGATGACTTCAAGCCCCTCCGGCTCGGGCTCGGCCGGCGGCGCCGGTCGCTTCGCGAGCGCCTCGTAGGCATCGACGTCGTGGATCACCGTGACCTGGTGGCCGGCGCGAACCAGTCCTCGGGCAAGGCGCTGAATTCCGATGCCGTCGCCACCGAAATTGTAGGGCGGGTAGAAGGTCGTGAGGAAGCCGAAGCGCAGTCCGCTCATGCGGCCGCCTCGTGCAGGGCCGCCAGCGCCGCGCGTGCACTCGACTCCCACGTGAGCGAGAGCGCTCCATCGCGCGCCCGCCGACCCATCGCCATGCGCGCTGCTTCATCCGTCATCATCTGCTCGAGCGCGTGGGCCAACGCGCCCTCGTCGCCCGGCGCGACGAAGATCCCGCCACCCTCGAGGAGTTGGGGCAGGGGACTGGCGGTCGTCGCGATCACTGGCGTCCCCGTGGCGGCGCCTTCGACGGGCGGCAGGCCGAAGCCTTCGGACGCCGACGGCAGCACGACGGCGAGCGCGCCAGCCAGCAGGTCTCGCACCGCCTCGTCCGGCAGGAAGCCGGTCCAATGCACCAGTGCGGCGGTACCGCCCGCGTCCACCGCCTCGACGATCGCGGCCTGATCGCCATGAAAGGCATCCCCCGACCGCGCCCCGATGAGCAGGAGGTGCACCGGGTCGCCATGCAGCCGCGCCGTCTTCGAATGCGCTCGCACCAGCAGGTCCACGTGCTTGTGGGGAGAGAATCCCCCGACGTACGCAAACCATCGTGCGCCAGTCGGCAGCCCCACCGACGCGGCCGCGCGATGGATCGCGTCAGTCGTGGGCGTGGTGCGATAGATCGCTGCCGGCGCATTCGGCGCCACGCGGAGCCGGTGGGGCGCCACGTGGTGCACCTCGGTGATTTCGCGCGCGGCGTACTCGGACACGGTCAGGACCAACCGCGACTGACGGAGGGCAAGCCCCACCTTGGCGCGCCAGAAGAGCCGCGCGCGGCGCGATGGGAGGGTGAGTTCGGGAAAGCGCTCGGCGATCGCATCATGCACCGTCACGACCGCCGGTAACCGAAGCGGCAAGGGGAAGTAGGTGTACACCGTCGGTGAGAAGAAGACATCAGGCCGGTGACGGCTGACCGCCCGTGTGAATCGCAGCATGTCGGCCGGCGACCGCGCCGAATCGGCACTCGCGGCGGTGGTCGGCGAGACATGCTGCGGGACCACGATCGTCCGGACGTTTGGGGCATCGAGGGTGAACACCGCCCGGGCGCGCTCGTCGAGAAAACAGACGAACTCGTCCTCCGGGGCGGTGTGAACCATCGCCGTCACCAACTCGCGCGTGAAGCGGCCATACCCACGCGCGTTGGCCCAGCAGGTCGCGTCGACGCCAATCCGGAGACTCACCTGGCCACCCGCGTCCGGCCAGCCGATAGCCCGCCTCGGTTCGGCTCGGCCAGGGGCAGGCACGACTCCGCCTGAGGCGTCATCGCAACGGTCATGGTGCTCCTGAGGAGGTGATGCCACAGAATGCTCAGGCCTGATCGCCTGTCGGACATATGGGAGAGCATCTTCCATGCCTGGGGGGGGGGACGCGGTGTCGGGCGCGGCCGCGGCCTTC belongs to Gemmatimonadota bacterium and includes:
- a CDS encoding glycosyltransferase family 4 protein; translation: MSGLRFGFLTTFYPPYNFGGDGIGIQRLARGLVRAGHQVTVIHDVDAYEALAKRPAPPAEPEPEGLEVIPLRSGLGVLSPLLTQQTGRPIVNGRRIKRLLDERKFDVINFHNMSLIGGPGLFPYGDAVKLYMAHEHWLVCPTHVLWRKGREVCTGRQCFSCQLQYRRPPQWWRWTGHLERNLRHIDRFIAMSEFSREKHREFGFPREMDVLPYFLPDGEAEAPVVGNAAPHPRPYFLFVGRLELIKGLQDVLPSFEGDGPADLVVAGDGEYSEALRAQAGGNPRVRFLGRVPSTELAAWYRGAVGLLVPSLCYETFGIILLEAFRQSTPVLARRLGPLPELLAASHGGEVFATRAELDAAMARLLHDPAYRARLALAGRQALESLWSERTVIPRYLEIVQAAAADRQRARVPSPNS
- a CDS encoding glycosyltransferase family 4 protein, producing MSLRIGVDATCWANARGYGRFTRELVTAMVHTAPEDEFVCFLDERARAVFTLDAPNVRTIVVPQHVSPTTAASADSARSPADMLRFTRAVSRHRPDVFFSPTVYTYFPLPLRLPAVVTVHDAIAERFPELTLPSRRARLFWRAKVGLALRQSRLVLTVSEYAAREITEVHHVAPHRLRVAPNAPAAIYRTTPTTDAIHRAAASVGLPTGARWFAYVGGFSPHKHVDLLVRAHSKTARLHGDPVHLLLIGARSGDAFHGDQAAIVEAVDAGGTAALVHWTGFLPDEAVRDLLAGALAVVLPSASEGFGLPPVEGAATGTPVIATTASPLPQLLEGGGIFVAPGDEGALAHALEQMMTDEAARMAMGRRARDGALSLTWESSARAALAALHEAAA